In one Streptomyces sp. T12 genomic region, the following are encoded:
- a CDS encoding N-acetyltransferase, which yields MVSRMFRLETEVDKSRQDLLRRRLRETNTAVSPILRALRGTPGERERPLQVWALDDSGALAGGLVGHTWTTWLHVTYLWVDERHRGTGLGSHLLARAERTARTERGCTAVRLETWDFQAPEFYKKQGYDVVCVIPDYPPGITEYTLTKRLG from the coding sequence ATGGTGAGCCGCATGTTTCGTCTGGAGACAGAAGTCGACAAATCGCGGCAGGATCTGCTCCGCCGCCGGCTGCGGGAGACCAACACCGCGGTCTCCCCGATCCTGCGCGCCCTGCGCGGAACCCCAGGTGAACGCGAACGTCCGCTCCAGGTCTGGGCGCTGGACGACTCCGGCGCCCTGGCCGGCGGGCTCGTCGGTCACACCTGGACCACCTGGCTCCATGTCACCTACCTCTGGGTCGACGAACGCCACCGCGGCACCGGTCTCGGTTCGCATCTGCTCGCACGCGCGGAGCGCACGGCCCGCACCGAACGGGGCTGCACCGCCGTACGCCTGGAGACGTGGGACTTCCAGGCGCCGGAGTTCTACAAGAAGCAGGGGTACGACGTGGTGTGCGTGATCCCGGACTATCCGCCGGGGATCACGGAGTACACCCTCACCAAGCGGCTGGGGTGA
- a CDS encoding response regulator transcription factor has protein sequence MVRIRVLVVDDHRIFAESLAAALAAEPDVDVSAAGSGPAALRSLERAAAEGRRFDVLLVDADLGGNVAGIRPAVPVQEVGEDGLVDGISLVAGVRTAQPAVRIVVLAEKDDPRRAALALQAGASGWVAKDCSLSRLLTVIRGVLRDETHLLPALLTGVLRELTAARKHRTESERLVESLTPREREVLRCMVAGLGRKAVAERLYLSPHTVRTHMQNVLGKLGVHSTLAAVALARRAGVGPVDLAGDVVERGGQLA, from the coding sequence GTGGTTCGCATCCGAGTGCTGGTCGTCGACGACCATCGCATCTTCGCCGAGTCGCTCGCCGCCGCCCTGGCCGCCGAGCCCGACGTCGACGTCTCGGCCGCCGGCAGCGGCCCGGCCGCGCTGCGCAGCCTGGAGCGCGCGGCCGCCGAGGGGCGCCGGTTCGATGTCCTGCTCGTCGACGCCGACCTGGGCGGCAATGTGGCGGGGATACGGCCCGCCGTGCCCGTTCAGGAGGTGGGCGAGGACGGGCTGGTCGACGGCATCTCGCTCGTCGCCGGTGTCCGCACCGCCCAGCCGGCCGTACGGATCGTCGTCCTCGCCGAGAAGGACGATCCGCGCCGGGCCGCGCTCGCCCTGCAGGCCGGGGCCTCGGGATGGGTGGCCAAGGACTGCTCGCTGTCCCGGCTGCTCACCGTCATCCGCGGTGTCCTGCGCGACGAGACCCATCTGCTGCCGGCTCTGCTCACGGGCGTCCTGCGGGAGCTGACGGCCGCGCGCAAGCACCGCACCGAGAGCGAACGGCTGGTGGAGTCGCTGACGCCGCGCGAGCGGGAAGTGCTCCGGTGCATGGTGGCGGGACTGGGGCGCAAGGCGGTCGCCGAGCGCCTGTACCTCTCCCCGCACACCGTCCGCACGCACATGCAGAACGTCCTCGGCAAACTGGGCGTCCACTCGACGCTGGCCGCGGTGGCGCTCGCGCGGCGCGCCGGGGTCGGGCCGGTCGACCTGGCCGGGGATGTTGTCGAACGGGGCGGTCAGTTGGCGTAG
- a CDS encoding trans-aconitate 2-methyltransferase, whose translation MSAAAAPTWDPAQYLRHADHRARPFTDLLARVPGLPGERPRIADLGCGPGNVTAVLAQRWPTARITGYDNSAEMLDKAHVEHEGPTPGGGRLDFAHADVRTWTPGEPYDLIISNATLQWVPGHVDRFADWVRALAPGGTFAFQVPGNFDAPSHRLMRDLAHRYGLTDTLRHEDAVLTPQAYLERLTALDCTADVWETTYIHLLTGEDPVLDWVKGTGLRPVLTALADTPDQREAFLRDYRAALRQAYPPGAHGTPFPFRRIFAVARKEA comes from the coding sequence ATGTCCGCTGCCGCCGCCCCCACCTGGGACCCGGCCCAGTACCTGCGTCACGCCGACCACCGCGCCCGCCCCTTCACCGACCTCCTCGCCCGGGTCCCCGGCCTCCCCGGCGAGCGGCCCCGCATCGCCGACCTGGGCTGCGGCCCCGGCAACGTCACCGCCGTGCTCGCACAGCGCTGGCCCACGGCCCGGATCACCGGCTACGACAACTCCGCCGAGATGCTCGACAAGGCCCACGTCGAGCACGAAGGACCGACCCCGGGCGGCGGCCGCCTCGACTTCGCCCACGCCGACGTACGGACGTGGACGCCCGGGGAGCCGTACGACCTGATCATCAGCAATGCCACGCTGCAATGGGTCCCCGGGCACGTGGACCGGTTCGCGGACTGGGTGAGGGCCCTTGCGCCCGGCGGCACGTTCGCCTTCCAGGTCCCCGGCAACTTCGACGCCCCGAGCCACCGCCTGATGCGCGACCTCGCGCACCGCTACGGCCTCACCGACACCCTGCGCCACGAGGACGCCGTGCTCACCCCGCAGGCCTACCTCGAGCGCCTGACCGCCCTGGACTGCACGGCGGACGTGTGGGAGACGACGTACATCCATCTGCTGACCGGCGAGGACCCCGTCCTGGACTGGGTGAAGGGAACGGGCCTGCGCCCTGTCCTGACGGCCCTCGCCGACACCCCCGACCAGCGGGAAGCCTTCCTGCGCGACTACCGGGCGGCCCTGCGGCAGGCGTATCCGCCCGGCGCACACGGCACCCCCTTCCCGTTCCGCCGGATCTTCGCCGTGGCCCGCAAGGAGGCGTGA
- the tamR gene encoding MarR family transcriptional regulator TamR, whose amino-acid sequence MEDEVDRLVAAWRRERPDLDVEPLEVLSRVSRLARHLDRARRLAFSEHSLEPWEFDVLTALRRAGTPYQLSPGQLLTQTLVTSGTMTNRIDRLAKKGLVERLPDPSDRRGVLVRLTDEGRDRADQALAGLLDQERAILAELSRAQRGELAGLLRQLTAPFDNIPG is encoded by the coding sequence ATGGAGGACGAGGTCGATCGGCTGGTCGCAGCGTGGCGCCGGGAGCGCCCGGACCTCGACGTGGAACCGCTCGAGGTGCTCAGCCGGGTGAGCAGACTGGCCCGGCACCTGGACCGCGCACGGCGGCTGGCCTTCTCCGAGCACAGCCTGGAGCCCTGGGAGTTCGACGTACTGACCGCGCTCAGGCGCGCGGGAACGCCGTACCAGCTCTCCCCGGGACAGCTGCTGACGCAGACCCTGGTCACCTCGGGCACGATGACGAACCGCATCGACCGCCTGGCCAAGAAGGGCCTGGTCGAGCGCCTCCCCGACCCCAGTGACCGGCGCGGTGTGCTCGTCCGCCTCACGGACGAGGGCCGCGACCGCGCGGACCAGGCGCTGGCCGGCCTGCTGGACCAGGAGCGCGCGATCCTCGCGGAGCTGTCGCGCGCCCAGCGGGGCGAACTGGCCGGTCTGCTACGACAGTTGACCGCCCCGTTCGACAACATCCCCGGCTAG